The Silvibacterium dinghuense DNA window CGAAGAGCAAACTCGCGACAGCGCGAGCCAGTCCTGCCGCTGCCACGACGCCGACCCCCATGCCGACAGCCGTGAGCATGCCCGCACGGCGCAGAAACATCCGCGTCACATCGCCACGTGTTGCGCCCAGCAGCAGCCGCAGTCCAACCTCTTTACGGCGCTCGCCGACCACACTCGCCATCACACCGAAGATACCGAGCGCGGCCAGCAGCAAGGCAATTCCGGCATCCAGCACCAGCGTCCCCGCGGCATACAGCAGTCCGATCAGCGCATCATGCAGATATCCCGCATAACTCTCCATGCCGGAGATCGCAAATGTCGGATCGATGCCCGCAATCGCCGCCCGCGCCGCAGAAGCCAGCGCCGGCGCATCGCCAGCCGTGCGGAGCACATAGCGCGTGGAGGCTGTCGGAAACTGCATCACGCTCAAGTAGATCGCCGGCTCCGGTCCGGGATCGATCCACTCATATTGCATATCCTCCACCTCTCCCACAATCGTCACCCAGGGCGTCGGATCGTTCTCCCCCAGCCGCACCCGATGTCCCAGCGGCGACTCGTGCGGAAAGTGGACCTCGGCAAACTGCCGGCTCACCACTGCAACCAGTGGCGTATCGATACCATCCCGCTGTGTCAGCAGACGTCCGCTCCGCAGCCTCACCTGCATCGCATCGAAGAACCCCGGGCTCACCGTGATCCGCGATGCGATCTGCACCTGTCCCGGCGCCACTGGACGACCTTCGATCGCGAGCTGTTGATCCCAGGTTCCTTCATTGCCGTCTGGCACATTGCTAGTCAACGCAACGGCCTGCACACCCGGCAGACCGCGCAGCCGGTCAAGACTCTGCTCATACTGCTGCGCCAGCCGCGCAGGATCGTTGCTTTGGCCTGTCGGCGTCCATAACTCGAAGGTCAACACCTTTGCCGGCTCCAGCCGGTCTTCCTTGTGCAACATCGACCACATGCCCTTGGCCATCAGCGCCGAGCCGATCACCAGCGTCACCGCCAACGCAATCTGCGCCACGGCAAAAATGCTGCGCAGCCGATGCGTCGATCGGGCACCGGTGGTCGTGCGGCCGCCGGCCTTCAGCTGCCCCACCAGGTCTACACGCAGCGCCTCGAGCGCCGGTGCCAGACCCGAGATCATCCCGGCAGCCATCGCCAGCACCACCGAAAGTACCAGTGCGCGGCCATTCAGCGAGACCTGTTCCCAGCCGGCGATATAGCGCGCAATCCGCTCCGGCATCTCAGCCAGCAGGATATGCAGATCCAGAATCGCCAGCAGCACGCCTACTGCCGCGCCACCGATGCTCAGCAGCAGACTCTCCGCCAGGAGCTGACGCAGCAGCAGCCAACGGCTTGAGCCGAGCGCCGTCCGCAGCGCCATCTCCCCGCGCCGGCTCAGTCCCCGCGCAAACTGCAGGTTGGCCACATTTGCGCAAACGATCAGCAATACAAAGGTCGTCGCCGCCATGATCATCTTCAGGTAGAGCGGCGTCATCGGCCCGTTGATGCCCTTGAGGAGCGGTTCCACCGTCACGCTCCAGCCGCGGTCTGCCTCCGGATACTGCGCTGCCTGACGTTCCGCTGCCGCGCGCATCTCTGCCTGGGCTACGCCCAGCGCGACGCCAGGCCGTAACCGGCCCACCGCAAAATAGCGGCGATCGCTGCGGTCCGTCCGCTGCGCCGGAGTCGGCGCCAGGGGGATAAAGAGCTCGGCTTCCGGGGGATAAGCCAGCGAGCGCGGCATCACACCGACGACGGTGTAATTGCGGCCTCCCAGCAGAACCGGCCGTCCCACCACACCGGGATCGCTGCCGAACTGCCGCGCCCAGAAGCGATAGCTCAGAATGATCTCGCCGTCGCGCCCTGGCTCCGACTCATCGGCGCGAAAGAGCCGTCCTTGCAGCGGCTGGACCTGCAACAGGGAGAAGAACTCCTGCGAAACCGCCTCGGCCTCCACATGCACCGCCGAGCCCGCGCCAGTCAGGTTCATCTCCCGGTCCTGTCGGATCGCCATCGACTCGAAGGAGCGCGTCTCCCGCTGCCAGTCCAGAAAATCGGCCAGCGAAACCCGCGCATCGTCGCTGCCTTTCTGCTGCCCTCCGAGCGTCATCACCCGCCCGAGGTCCGGAACCGCGATCGGCCGCAGCATCATGGCATCCAGCATGCTGAAAACGGCGGTGTTTGCGCCGATGCCGATAGCCAGCGTCAGCATGGCCGTCAAAGTGAATGCCGGCGACTTCCTCAATTGACGAAAGGCATACTTCAGGTCTGCCATCATGGCGCAAGCTCCCATGGAACTCGATCCGGTCCACAGGCATAACTTCAGCCGGGGCTCCGTCCAGAGCCTGCACGTGCATGCCGAGGACCGTTCCCATCCGGCTCATATCCCCTATGCAATCTGCACTTTATCTGCCAACGCGTTGATCCCTGCTGTCCGGCGACAGTTATTTCTGTTCAGAATCGAACATGCGGGGCTGGCATCGCGCGAGAACAAAGCCATCAGCGTCCGAGCAGTTCTTCCGTGATCTCCCGCCACTCGTCATCCATCGGAATGTGCGCCGCTCGCCGGCCTGCCTGCCGATACCAGTAGCCGGCATTTCCCTCATCGCCTTCGCGCCGGTGCAGATAAGCATGCACCCAGGCTGCGTCGCGGCTGTCGATCGCCTGGGCGATCTCGTGCGCCCGCGTCCAGTCGCCTTTTGCCTCCCACCACATCGCCTCCACCAGGGGCGTCAGACCCACAGGTGGGTGGGCTTCGCGCAGCGCCGCCCGCAGTGTCTCCAGACTCATCGTTTCGCTCATGCGCCCTATCTTATGGCAGCTCTTTTCGAAGGGTGCAGAACCGCTGAGCCGTCTCTCTACGCAGCTCCGACGCTGCTTTAGACCGCTCGGCATAAACTCCGAGCTCTTTGGTCGCAATTGCGCTATCATCAGAGGAAGACGGTTGAATCTGGTATGCCGGGCCGTCAGCTGGATGCATCTTGAAAGCACTGAGTGAACTGGAAATCGGCACCGTAGCCATTGTGGATGCGCTGGAGCTGCCGGACGAGATCGGGCACCACCTCATGCACATGGGATTCGTCCCGGATGCACGCGTGATCGTCGTCCGCCGCGCCCCCGCCGGCGATCCCACCGTTTATGCCATCGAGGGCTTCGAGGTCGCGCTCCGCCGGGAAACCGCCCGCTCGATCCAGGTCCGTCCTGCCGAGGGATGAAGGCCGATATGTACGAAGGAGAGGCGGAATAGCTGCCCATGAGCGACTGCTGCACCACGGAAACCATCGAGATCCTGCCTGAACCGAAGGTTCCAGGAAAGCTTCGAACCGTCGCGCTCATCGGGCCTCCGAACTCCGGCAAATCCACGCTCTTTAATCGCCTGACCGGTCTCCGCCAGAAGGTGGCCAACTACCCCGGCGTCACCGTCGAACAGCATGTCGGCAAGCTTAGCGGTATTGGCCGCAGTGATCTGTATCTGATTGATCTTCCAGGCATTTACAGCCTCGACTCCTACTCCGAAGATGCCCGCGTCTCGGTCGAGGTCCTCACCGGCCGGATGCCCGGCACACCCCAGCCCGATGCCATCCTGCTGGTCCTGGATTCGCTGCACCTGAGCCGCCAGCTCATGCTCGCCGCCCCCATTCTTGCGCTCAAGCTACCCACCATGGTCCTGCTCAACATGAGCGACCTGATGGAGGCCCGCGGCGGCGAAGTAGACACGCTGGCTCTCGCCCGGGAAATCGGTGTTCCCGTGGCCAAGATCAGCGCCGCACGCGGCACCGGCATCGACGCCATCACCCACTTTCTCAATCGCAAGAGCGAGCCGGCCATCCCCAGCCCAGGAGCGGGAGGAAGGCTGGAGCTGCCGGTCGTCGACAACCCGCGCTCCTACCGCCAGTGGGCCACCGGCATCAGCACCCGCACCAAGTACAAGGCGCCGCTCTCGTCCGAATGGACGCGCAAGCTCGACCGCGTGTTGCTGCACCGCATCCTTGGCCCGATTCTCTTCCTCGTGGTCGTCATCGCCGTCTTCCAGGTGGTCTTCTCCATCGGTCAGCCGCTCAGCGACGGCTTCGGTGACATCCTGAACAACGCTGGTGACGCCATCGGCGCGCACCTCGGCCACGGCTGGCTCGAGTCGCTGCTCATTGACGGTGTCTGGAAAGGCGTAGCCTCCGTGCTCGTCTTCCTGCCGCAGATTCTGCTGCTCTTTCTGTTCATCGGCGTGCTCGAGGACTCCGGCTACCTGGCCCGCGCCGCGCTGATCGCCGACCGCATGATGCGTTCGATCGGCCTCAACGGCAAGGCCTTCATCCCGCTGCTCTCGGCCTACGCCTGCGCCGTGCCGGCCATCATGGCCACACGCACCATCGAGAACAAGCGCGACCGCTTTGCCACCATCCTTGTCACACCCTTCATGACCTGCTCGGCCCGCCTGCCCATCTATCTGCTGATGATCGCGGCCTTTATCCCCAACAAGCCGCTGCTCGGCGACTTCTTCGGCATGCGCGCCGCGGTTATGCTCTCGCTCTACCTGCTCGGATTTCTGGCCGCGCTCGGCACCGCGCGCCTGCTCAAGTCGTCGATTCTCAAGACCTCGACCGCGCCATTCATCCTCGAACTGCCGCAGTACCGCCTGCCCACCCTGCGCTCGCTGGGCCTGCGCGTCTTCGATCGCGGCAAGGTCTTCCTGAAGCAGGCCGGAACCATCATTCTGACGGTCACGCTGATCCTCTGGGTACTCAGCCACCTGCCCATGCACTCCGATCTGCCGGACAGCATCATCGGCCGCGTCGGACACCTGATCGAACCCATCATCCGCCCGCTCGGCTTCAACTGGAAGATCGGTATCGGCCTGCTCAGCTCGGTGGTCGCCCGCGAGGTCATCGTCGGCACGCTTGGCACGCTCTACGGCGCCGAGGGCGCAGCCCTGCAGACCGCGCTCCATCACGATCTCACGCTCGGCGGCGCACTCGCGCTGGTAGTCTTCTTCGCCTTCGCCATGCAGTGCACCTCCACGCTGGCCATCGTGAAGCGCGAGACCAACAGCTGGAAGTGGCCGGCGCTGCAGTTTGCATACATGAGCGCGCTGGCATATCTCGCAGCCCTGGCGACCAACCAGATCGTAAGCCACCTGGTGCGTTAACCTGCAGTTCAAAATGCTTCTAATTCGTCGCATGACGATGGGAAGCCTTATCTCGATCAGGCTTCCCATCGTTCATCCAGATCACTTTCCCCGATACAATAGCAAAAGGGGGAAGTGATTTCCGCATCACCGAGCCTCCGCACTTCCTCTCCTGAGAACCGAATGATTTCAGTCAGCAATGTCACCATGCGCTACGGCGCCAAGATCCTCTTCGAGGACGTCTCCGTCACCTTCGTCGCCGGCCGCCGCTACGGCCTCACCGGCCCGAACGGCGCGGGCAAGTCCACCTTCATGAAGGTCCTCACCGGCGAGCTCGATGCGCAGAAGGGCAACGTCGTCCGCCCCAAGAAGCTCGGTGTGCTGCGCCAGGACCAGTTCGCCTTTGACGCCTACCGCGTCATCGATACCGTCATCATGGGCAACAAACCGCTCTGGGCCGCCATGGAAGAGCGCGACGCTATTTACTCGAAGGCCGAACTCACCGACGATGACGGCATGCGCCTCGGAGAGCTCGAAGGCATCGTGGGCGAAGAAGACGGCTACACCGCTGAGAGCGACGCCGCCATCCTGCTCCAGGGCCTCGACATCCCCGACGAGCTGCACGACCGCAAGATGGGCGAGCTCCAGGGCGGCCAGAAGGTCCGCGTACTGCTCGCGCAGGCGCTCTTCGGCAAGCCCCAGGCCCTGCTCCTCGACGAGCCTACGAACCATCTCGATCTCGACTCGATCCACTGGCTCCAGGACTTCCTGCTCAACTACGACGGCACGCTCATCACCATCTCGCACGACCGTCACTTCCTGAACAGCGTCACCACGCATACCGCCGATATCGACTACCAGACGATCATCACCTACACCGGTGGCTATGACGACATGGTGGTCGCGAAGACGCAGATCCGCTCGCGCCTGGAATCGCAGAACGAGCAGCGCGAGAAGAAGATCGCTCAGCTCAACGAGTTCATCGCGCGCTTCGCCGCCGGTACCCGTTCGAGCCAGGTGACCAGCCGCAAGAAGGAAGTCGAGCGCCTGCAGACCACCGAGCTCTCGCGCTCGAATATTCAACGCCCCTATATCCGCTTCGACCTCAACCGACCTTCGGGCAAGACCGCGCTCGAGTTCGAGAATATCGGCAAGAGCTATGACGATCTCAAGGTCTTCGACGGATTCAGCGGCATGGTGCAGCGCGGCGACAAGATCGTGCTGATGGGCCGGAACGGCCAGGGTAAGACCACCATGCTCAAGGCCCTGCTCTCTGCCGACCCGGAGCACAGGGACAAGGATTTCGATCTCACCGCTGGCGAAATCAAGTGGGGACACGAAGCCCAGATCGGCTACTTCCCGCAGGATCACACCGGCATGATCGAGCACGGCCTGACCGTTGCCGACTGGCTGCACCAGTGGGA harbors:
- a CDS encoding ABC transporter permease, yielding MMADLKYAFRQLRKSPAFTLTAMLTLAIGIGANTAVFSMLDAMMLRPIAVPDLGRVMTLGGQQKGSDDARVSLADFLDWQRETRSFESMAIRQDREMNLTGAGSAVHVEAEAVSQEFFSLLQVQPLQGRLFRADESEPGRDGEIILSYRFWARQFGSDPGVVGRPVLLGGRNYTVVGVMPRSLAYPPEAELFIPLAPTPAQRTDRSDRRYFAVGRLRPGVALGVAQAEMRAAAERQAAQYPEADRGWSVTVEPLLKGINGPMTPLYLKMIMAATTFVLLIVCANVANLQFARGLSRRGEMALRTALGSSRWLLLRQLLAESLLLSIGGAAVGVLLAILDLHILLAEMPERIARYIAGWEQVSLNGRALVLSVVLAMAAGMISGLAPALEALRVDLVGQLKAGGRTTTGARSTHRLRSIFAVAQIALAVTLVIGSALMAKGMWSMLHKEDRLEPAKVLTFELWTPTGQSNDPARLAQQYEQSLDRLRGLPGVQAVALTSNVPDGNEGTWDQQLAIEGRPVAPGQVQIASRITVSPGFFDAMQVRLRSGRLLTQRDGIDTPLVAVVSRQFAEVHFPHESPLGHRVRLGENDPTPWVTIVGEVEDMQYEWIDPGPEPAIYLSVMQFPTASTRYVLRTAGDAPALASAARAAIAGIDPTFAISGMESYAGYLHDALIGLLYAAGTLVLDAGIALLLAALGIFGVMASVVGERRKEVGLRLLLGATRGDVTRMFLRRAGMLTAVGMGVGVVAAAGLARAVASLLFGVRPDDVAVFGAALSAIALLALGASWIPVHTASRIEPVTALRDE
- a CDS encoding FeoA family protein, with translation MKALSELEIGTVAIVDALELPDEIGHHLMHMGFVPDARVIVVRRAPAGDPTVYAIEGFEVALRRETARSIQVRPAEG
- the feoB gene encoding ferrous iron transport protein B, with translation MSDCCTTETIEILPEPKVPGKLRTVALIGPPNSGKSTLFNRLTGLRQKVANYPGVTVEQHVGKLSGIGRSDLYLIDLPGIYSLDSYSEDARVSVEVLTGRMPGTPQPDAILLVLDSLHLSRQLMLAAPILALKLPTMVLLNMSDLMEARGGEVDTLALAREIGVPVAKISAARGTGIDAITHFLNRKSEPAIPSPGAGGRLELPVVDNPRSYRQWATGISTRTKYKAPLSSEWTRKLDRVLLHRILGPILFLVVVIAVFQVVFSIGQPLSDGFGDILNNAGDAIGAHLGHGWLESLLIDGVWKGVASVLVFLPQILLLFLFIGVLEDSGYLARAALIADRMMRSIGLNGKAFIPLLSAYACAVPAIMATRTIENKRDRFATILVTPFMTCSARLPIYLLMIAAFIPNKPLLGDFFGMRAAVMLSLYLLGFLAALGTARLLKSSILKTSTAPFILELPQYRLPTLRSLGLRVFDRGKVFLKQAGTIILTVTLILWVLSHLPMHSDLPDSIIGRVGHLIEPIIRPLGFNWKIGIGLLSSVVAREVIVGTLGTLYGAEGAALQTALHHDLTLGGALALVVFFAFAMQCTSTLAIVKRETNSWKWPALQFAYMSALAYLAALATNQIVSHLVR
- a CDS encoding ABC-F family ATP-binding cassette domain-containing protein; the protein is MISVSNVTMRYGAKILFEDVSVTFVAGRRYGLTGPNGAGKSTFMKVLTGELDAQKGNVVRPKKLGVLRQDQFAFDAYRVIDTVIMGNKPLWAAMEERDAIYSKAELTDDDGMRLGELEGIVGEEDGYTAESDAAILLQGLDIPDELHDRKMGELQGGQKVRVLLAQALFGKPQALLLDEPTNHLDLDSIHWLQDFLLNYDGTLITISHDRHFLNSVTTHTADIDYQTIITYTGGYDDMVVAKTQIRSRLESQNEQREKKIAQLNEFIARFAAGTRSSQVTSRKKEVERLQTTELSRSNIQRPYIRFDLNRPSGKTALEFENIGKSYDDLKVFDGFSGMVQRGDKIVLMGRNGQGKTTMLKALLSADPEHRDKDFDLTAGEIKWGHEAQIGYFPQDHTGMIEHGLTVADWLHQWDMKKSAEEIRGILGQMLFRGEEGLKPTSALSGGEAARLLFCKLMMQKPNILILDEPTNHLDLESINALNISLQKYEGTVLLVTHDQDLIEEVATRIWNFEGGKIDDFKGPYEEFQQAMKASK